TAAATAAGATATACCATCCATGATGAGTACCTGTAACCTTCAAATCATGTTGATCCGCAGTCGAACAGATAAAGTGAAGTACAGTGATCCAAATCAACATAGCCATTAGTAAATGGATCATCTGAAAACGTTTCTGGTTCTTGAAGCATAGGTTgacccaaaaccctagaaaatacaGATAAACGAGGAAGAATCCAAAGTAAACATACGGCTGCGGTTGGCCGGCTGATAAATAATCTTTGGTGGTGCCGTCATCTGCAACGTTGTAGAGCTCTGTGCGGAGATTCATGGTCACGAGGGATTGGTTATTGCAGTTGGCGAAGTAGAGTGAGTATTTACCGGGATATGTAACATGGTATGACGTGTTAAAGGATGCGTGAGGAGGAGGCGAGAGATCTTGGAATGTAAAGAGGACTGTGATGTTCTTGATATCTAAGGCGCACATATCAGGGTTTGGTTTGATTTCGAAGGGGTAGCGTTCTGATAATTCATGCGAGTAAAGGAAGAAACCAATACGTGAAGGATCTGCAGGTTGTGATGAGTTGGAGGTGGAGGAGATTCCGACGGAGGAGACAGAGACGGAAACGTAGCCGGTATGTGAGTATTCAAACTCCGAGAAGAGGATATCTTCCTTGGATTGGATCTCAACGGAGTTGATATCCGCCGTGGATGGTGCAGCGAAGAGGAAGAACAGGAGGAGAACGGCAGTGAGAATCCTCATGTTAGATTCTCAGGTTGTGGGTTGACGGCGGAGGAAGGCGGTGGTGGGGAGACAGTGAGCGTACGTTgaaccttttttttttgtttttttttcctttcggATATATTTATATAGAAAAAGGTCAACTACTATCCATGCAGATACGTTTCACCTTTTATTGAGCTTTTCTTAATAAACGCAATAATACTTATCAAGATAGCATACGTACCTTGAATTTAGGATGTGATTGAGTTATTTCAATTAAAAATCCAGAATGATCTAAATAGAATGCCGTGAATTTAATGATGATGAGTTATTCCATGAATATCAAAATTCCGGAATCCCTTCAAGAATACCTATCAAGAAAATTAACTTAAACCTTTGATTACATTTATCCCTCATCATCAGTCTCGCTTTAAATTAATTATTGTGCTATTTATCCAATATATTTTGTTAGGTGTtttggtgaaagaaaaaaaaataaactgcattaaaaaaaataataataaaataaaaacttccCTTTGTGGTTCAGTAATTTTATCTAAAAACTTATGGAACGAGTTTTGTTCTTGAGAGTTGAGATATGTTGATCCAT
The genomic region above belongs to Lactuca sativa cultivar Salinas chromosome 4, Lsat_Salinas_v11, whole genome shotgun sequence and contains:
- the LOC111914563 gene encoding protein CANDIDATE G-PROTEIN COUPLED RECEPTOR 7; amino-acid sequence: MRILTAVLLLFFLFAAPSTADINSVEIQSKEDILFSEFEYSHTGYVSVSVSSVGISSTSNSSQPADPSRIGFFLYSHELSERYPFEIKPNPDMCALDIKNITVLFTFQDLSPPPHASFNTSYHVTYPGKYSLYFANCNNQSLVTMNLRTELYNVADDGTTKDYLSAGQPQPYVYFGFFLVYLYFLGFWVNLCFKNQKRFQMIHLLMAMLIWITVLHFICSTADQHDLKVTGTHHGWYILFNIFKVMRNVLLYTVLVLTAAGWSFRKRVLPDWEIILLTILILVRVLVNVGYILVGESGPYYEDWLDLKHMIILFIDTNCCVVVFFHTAFFSDLALTKASDTSNFGMSLSLTDVYSLMVFVCLLIMVLQQTVLQESSSLVFYMVMFYMYRPSVLHDVQAICSSRRR